The Lycium barbarum isolate Lr01 chromosome 12, ASM1917538v2, whole genome shotgun sequence genome includes a region encoding these proteins:
- the LOC132623346 gene encoding zinc-finger homeodomain protein 9-like: MDLTNNNTTTTTISSAVKTPELAETETPTQIQKLKPFPFSNGVLKLKNHPSLHHHQHHHHPVVIIYKECLKNHAASIGGHAVDGCGEFMPSPSANPTDPTSLKCAACGCHRNFHRREPDEPLVVVPPPPIATSALEYRPHHRHHPPPPRGDHSSPNSPSPPPISSAYYPASAPHMLLALSAGFDKNPNPSSAPVVTNSNGRKRFRTKFTPDQKVKMLEFAERVEWKMQKRDEDLVNNFCKEIGVEKGVLKVWMHNNKNTFGKKLDQDDNNNGNTNNNVNGFCIVSRNNTDSEFQLHQESSNVEDKKDNSSFGANVVATNGSSTSS; the protein is encoded by the coding sequence ATGGacttaaccaacaacaacacaacaacaactactaTATCATCAGCTGTCAAAACCCCAGAATTAGCTGAAACTGAAACCCCAACTCAGATCCAAAAACTGAAACCTTTCCCTTTCAGTAATGGTGTCCTTAAACTCAAAAATCACCCTTCTCTTCACCATCACCAACATCATCACCATCCAGTCGTAATTATTTACAAAGAATGTCTTAAGAACCATGCTGCTAGCATAGGTGGTCATGCTGTTGATGGTTGTGGTGAATTTATGCCTTCACCCTCAGCTAACCCAACTGATCCGACATCCTTAAAATGCGCCGCGTGTGGATGTCACCGCAATTTCCACCGCCGTGAACCGGATGAACCGCTTGTTGTGGTCCCTCCACCACCCATCGCCACGTCCGCACTTGAATACCGACCCCACCACcgccaccacccacccccaccacgTGGGGACCACAGTAGCCCTAATTCACCATCTCCACCGCCCATTTCATCAGCTTATTATCCTGCTTCTGCACCACATATGCTCTTAGCATTAAGTGCTGGCTTTGACAAAAACCCGAACCCGAGTTCAGCTCCGGTGGTTACTAATTCTAATGGAAGGAAGCGTTTTAGAACAAAGTTCACACCAGATCAGAAGGTGAAAATGTTGGAATTTGCTGAGAGAGTTGAGTGGAAAATGCAGAAGAGAGATGAAGATCTGGTTAACAATTTCTGTAAAGAAATTGGAGTTGAAAAGGGTGTTTTGAAAGTATGGATGCATAATAACAAGAACACTTTTGGGAAGAAATTAGATCAAGACGACAACAACAATGGTAACACTAACAACAACGTTAATGGGTTTTGCATTGTTAGTAGAAATAACACTGACTCGGAATTTCAACTTCACCAAGAAAGCAGCAATGTTGAGGACAAAAAAGATAATTCAAGTTTTGGTGCTAATGTTGTTGCTACTAATGGGTCTTCTACGTCATCTTGA